Proteins encoded by one window of Rissa tridactyla isolate bRisTri1 chromosome W, bRisTri1.patW.cur.20221130, whole genome shotgun sequence:
- the LOC128901884 gene encoding iron-sulfur cluster assembly 1 homolog, mitochondrial-like yields the protein MHIFVFQTPSAVQKIKQLLKDKPEHVGVKVGVRTRGCNGLSYMLEYTKSKGDSDEEVVQDGIRIFIEKKAQLTLLGTEMDYVEDKLSSEFVFNNPSIKGTCGCGESFNI from the exons ATGCATATATTTGTCTTTCAGACCCCATCAGCTGTTCAGAAGATAAAACAGCTTCTTAAAGATAAACCTGAGCAT gtaGGTGTGAAAGTAGGTGTTCGTACAAGAGGATGCAATGGACTTTCTTACATGCTAGAATATACAAAGTCAAAAGGAGACTCTGATGAAGAAGTAGTTCAAGATG GGATTAGAATATTTATTGAGAAGAAAGCACAGCTGACACTTCTAGGAACTGAAATGGACTATGTGGAAGACAAACTGTCCAGTGAATTTGTCTTCAATAATCCAAGCATCAAAGGAACATGTGGCTGTGGAGAAAGCTTTAACATTTGA